One Phoenix dactylifera cultivar Barhee BC4 chromosome 14, palm_55x_up_171113_PBpolish2nd_filt_p, whole genome shotgun sequence DNA window includes the following coding sequences:
- the LOC103708089 gene encoding uncharacterized protein At2g33490, with product MKSPLKNLRGFTLHRRDAKEKREHRHPLAKLDELVEAAQDVQDMRSCYDGLLSAAAATANGAYEFSEALQEMGTCLLEKTALNDDEDSGRVLLMLGKAQFALQKLVDSYRAHIIQTITKPSESLLKELQTVEEMKRQCDDKREIYKLMLAAHQEKGRSRRAKGETYLTQQLLAARDDYVEEAALFAFRLKSLKQGQSRSLLTQAARHHAAQLNFFRKGLKYLELVEPHVIEAAEQQHIDYHFSELDDETDNNDDDYSGYDSSDDGELSFGYGQNDQYQDVVFASRNSTEENLDRNQDDFFTFSRWPGAGSQSAPIFADKKFDPSDKMKETQPLSTRKFHSYVLPTPCEDKDSDTMGPANKFSADHLESKGGWPTQLWHSSPLVANKFGKDLRDNELSSSSRVKETQSVLKESNINSGPIRMPSPSADGLPWLQFGLCGVSDTKKVKRQAFSGPLPGKAWSSKAMFSATDYRSSVNYSPIFSAKSASVLTKQPAVSSKVSPGTSPPPMSSPKIRELHELPRPPTLANAARPSRLIGYSGPLISRSQVRVATSRIPSNASPTASPLPAPPGPMSRSFSIPSGGHRKPILPVTKLLEAPHNPDLTEEVTSPPLTPISLTNIHPASEASKPDTRAMKT from the exons ATGAAGTCGCCTCTGAAGAACCTCCGAGGCTTCACGCTCCACCGGCGCGATGCCAAGGAGAAGAGGGAGCACCGTCACCCTCTGGCAAAGCTGGATGAGCTCGTCGAGGCCGCTCAG GACGTGCAGGACATGAGGAGCTGCTATGACGGCTTACTTTCTGCAGCAGCTGCCACTGCAAATGGTGCATATG AGTTCTCAGAAGCATTGCAGGAAATGGGCACATGTTTGCTTGAAAAAACTGCACTAAATGATGATGAGGATAGTG GCAGGGTTTTGTTGATGCTGGGGAAAGCACAATTTGCGCTTCAGAAACTTGTAGATAGCTAT CGTGCCCATATCATCCAGACAATTACAAAACCATCTGAGTCTCTTCTCAAGGAGCTTCAAACTGTGGAG GAGATGAAACGGCAATGTGATGATAAAAG AGAGATCTATAAATTAATGCTggcggcacatcaagaaaaagGGAGGTCGAGACGTGCCAAAGGTGAAACTTACTTAACACAACAGTTGCTAGCAGCTCGAGATGATTATGTAGAGGAGGCAGCCCTATTTGCCTTCCGCTTGAAATCATTGAAGCAAGGTCAATCTCGAAGCCTTCTAACACAGGCTGCTCGCCATCATGCCGCACAG TTAAATTTCTTCAGAAAAGGACTTAAATACCTTGAACTGGTTGAACCACATGTTATAGAAGCTGCTGAACAACAGCATATTGATTatcatttcagtgaacttgaTGATGAAACAGACAACAATGATGATGATTATTCTGGTTACGATAGCAGTGATGATGGGGAGTTGAGTTTTGGCTACGGACAAAATGACCAATATCAAGATGTTGTTTTTGCAAGTAGAAATTCAACAGAG GAAAATTTAGATAGGAATCAAGATGATTTCTTCACTTTCAGTAGGTGGCCTGGGGCTGGCAGCCAATCAGCACCAATTTTTGCGGATAAGAAGTTTGATCCATCTGATAAGATGAAAGAAACCCAACCTCTATCAACAAGAAAGTTTCACAGTTATGTTCTACCCACACCTTGTGAAGATAAGGACTCAGACACCATGGGGCCTGCGAATAAATTTTCTGCAGATCATCTAGAAAGCAAGGGTGGCTGGCCCACACAGCTGTGGCATTCATCTCCACTGGTGGCAAATAAGTTTGGGAAAGATCTCAGAGATAATGAATTATCAAGCTCTTCCAGGGTAAAGGAAACACAGTCAGTACTCAAGGAAAGCAACATTAATAGTGGTCCCATCCGCATGCCTTCTCCCTCAGCAGACGGGCTTCCATGGCTGCAATTTGGCCTGTGCGGTGTTTCTGATACTAAAAAAGTCAAAAGACAGGCATTTTCTGGTCCACTGCCAGGTAAAGCATGGTCAAGCAAGGCAATGTTTTCTGCCACTGATTACAGATCCTCTGTGAATTATTCTCCTATATTTTCTGCAAAGTCAGCATCTGTCCTCACAAAGCAGCCAGCGGTGTCCTCAAAAGTGTCTCCTGGCACCTCACCTCCTCCTATGTCATCACCAAAAATTAGGGAACTTCATGAGCTTCCTAGACCTCCCACCCTAGCAAATGCTGCAAGACCTTCCAGGCTGATCGGTTATTCTGGTCCTTTAATTTCTAGGAGTCAAGTGCGTGTGGCAACAAGCAGAATTCCATCAAATGCATCACCTACTGCATCACCACTACCAGCACCACCTGGTCCAATGTCTCGCAGTTTTTCTATTCCGTCTGGTGGTCATAGAAAGCCAATTTTACCAGTTACTAAGTTATTAGAAGCTCCTCATAATCCAGATTTGACTGAAGAGGTCACTTCACCTCCCCTGACACCTATATCTCTAACAAATATTCATCCAGCATCAGAGGCTTCAAAGCCTGATACTCGAGCTATGAAAACATAA
- the LOC103708088 gene encoding probable serine/threonine-protein kinase At1g54610, whose product MGCVLGKRPAAAGRETAAAGRSPTVSDNPRIPSSPRDPAVWPAWLSAAAGDALRGWSPRRADAFQKLAKIGSGTYSNVYKARDLETGMMVALKKVRFEAVEPESVRFMVREIAVLRRLDHPNVVRLEGLATSRVSAALYLVFEYMEHDLAGLASAPGVRFTEPQVKCYMKQLLSGLEHCHSRGVLHRDIKCSNLLLNNEGMLKIADFGLASTFDPNHKQRMTNRVVTLWYRAPELLLGATYYGVGVDLWSAGCILAELLGGKPILPGRTEVEQLHRIFKLCGTPSEKYWKKSKLPHATIVKPRQHYKRCIAETFKDFSASALSLIETLLAINPDERGTATAALNSEFFTTKPYACEPSSLPQYPPSKEMDVKLRDEKARRQRRVDRKGNGDVTRKARIHHRRSRAVPAPEANAELQVNLDRRRPMTCANVTSKSERFPPPHQDGAVGFPLDDPRNGTSSFIVADASFDSSFFEAIENSGGALPGKSTARRKSTSKEEHQLAPSHSLMRSLRPSSIGLLMDLRRNTRIHRRTKGKELEVFGAGA is encoded by the exons ATGGGTTGCGTCCTCGGTAAGCGACCCGCCGCCGCTGGCAGAGAGACCGCCGCTGCCGGCCGCTCTCCGACGGTCTCGGACAACCCCCGGATCCCGTCTTCGCCCAGGGACCCCGCCGTGTGGCCCGCCTGGCTCTCTGCCGCCGCCGGCGACGCCCTCCGCGGGTGGTCGCCCCGCCGCGCTGACGCTTTCCAGAAGCTCGCCAAG ATCGGATCGGGGACGTATAGCAACGTGTACAAGGCGAGGGATTTGGAGACGGGGATGATGGTGGCGCTGAAGAAGGTGAGGTTCGAGGCGGTGGAGCCGGAAAGCGTGCGGTTCATGGTGAGGGAAATCGCGGTGCTGCGGCGGCTGGATCACCCCAACGTGGTGAGGTTGGAGGGGCTCGCCACCTCCCGCGTCTCCGCCGCGCTCTACCTCGTCTTCGAGTATATGGAGCACGACCTCGCCGGTCTCGCCTCCGCCCCCGGCGTCCGCTTCACCGAGCCCCAG GTCAAATGCTACATGAAACAATTACTATCTGGTCTTGAGCATTGCCATAGCAGAGGTGTCTTGCACCGAGATATCAAGTGCTCGAATCTGCTTCTCAACAATGAAGGAATGCTTAAAATAGCTGATTTCGGACTAGCTTCTACCTTTGATCCTAACCACAAACAACGCATGACTAATAGAGTTGTTACGTTGTGGTATCGTGCCCCGGAACTTCTATTAGGTGCCACTTATTATGGCGTTGGTGTCGACCTTTGGAGTGCCGGCTGCATATTGGCAGAGTTGCTTGGAGGGAAGCCAATATTGCCTGGACGAACAGAg GTGGAACAATTGCACAGGATCTTTAAGCTATGTGGAACCCCTTCAGAGAAGTACTGGAAGAAGTCAAAATTGCCCCATGCAACTATTGTTAAGCCACGGCAACACTACAAGCGTTGCATAGCAGAAACCTTCAAAGATTTTTCAGCATCTGCGTTGTCTCTCATTGAAACGCTCCTTGCAATCAACCCAGATGAGCGAGGCACGGCAACTGCTGCTTTGAACAGTGAA TTCTTCACCACAAAGCCTTATGCCTGCGAGCCATCAAGCTTACCTCAGTATCCTCCTAGCAAAGAAATGGATGTGAAATTGAGGGATGAGAAGGCCAGAAG GCAAAGAAGGGTTGACAGGAAAGGAAACGGTGATGTTACAAGGAAAGCCCGCATCCATCATCGGCGAAGCAGGGCAGTCCCAGCACCAGAGGCGAATGCTGAGCTGCAAGTTAACTTAGAT CGGAGGAGGCCGATGACTTGTGCGAACGTCACGAGCAAAAGCGAGAGGTTCCCTCCTCCGCACCAAGATGGAGCGGTCGGGTTCCCATTGGATGATCCACGCAATGGAACATCATCCTTCATTGTAGCAGATGCTTCTTTTGATTCATCATTCTTTGAGGCAATAGAAAATTCTGGTGGTGCATTGCCAGGCAAGAGTACTGCCAGAAGGAAGAGTACAAGTAAAGAGGAACATCAATTGGCTCCTTCCCATTCTTTGATGAGATCGCTCAGGCCATCCTCTATCGGGCTACTGATGGATCTCAGAAGAAACACAAGAATCCATAGAAGAACCAAAGGAAAGGAGTTGGAAGTTTTTGGTGCTGGCGCTTGA